In a single window of the Plasmodium cynomolgi strain B DNA, chromosome 6, whole genome shotgun sequence genome:
- a CDS encoding hypothetical protein (putative), which translates to MRGFKFDKLAESQSLSAQEVDHLDRVSMVSLKTLKIPEQVRQKLHNLAKQFVKKKDLEKLGRYVMQKLTSRNCVELPRILPSKLLYQLQEEEEEEEGGEACGVEKKKKKQGRNKLNNLLEKKSYQCLKQHLGEYQNKRKEMEQMALAHAEDARHIGRSVSPARMTFFPESSIAYTLHNFNAHYGVMYRVLHEIRTRVPTFMPKKVLIYSGVPAVAVVALNEVYPAGGISQSSQSSHSGSSNRGSSSGNHIVAVESSDSFESISKYLTERIPNVTYQMNLYSNMEKKYDLVITSHMLLTLYDYNARNLYIKNLWERLSIGGVLIIVESGTPTGFRMIHSLRELFITELKYDRFHFIAPCPHESSRAKNVDELKFSYLVIRKCEGPRTAYKSEADAITPHEKSFFWPRVILPTIKSGKHVLIDVCSSPQNFERLVVTKSSSLIPNLRTRNGTILKGYGYKRARKLLWGDLFRFTKRISRPDARLYTPESTKQHLYRLYNRQKRRQNVTDVVDRQSREHFESRAVQFYGS; encoded by the exons ATGAGAGGGTTCAAGTTCGACAAACTCGCGGAGAGTCAAAGTCTAAGCGCACAGGAGGTGGACCATTTGGACCGGGTAAGCATGGTATCCTTGAAAACGTTAAAAAtacctgaacaggtcaggcaaaaattacacaatTTGGCAAAacaatttgtgaaaaaaaaagatttggaaaaattggggagatatgtaatgcaaaaattaacaagCAGGAACTGTGTAGAGTTGCCTCGAATTTTGCCCTCAAAATTGTTGTATCAGTtacaggaggaggaggaggaggaggaggggggggaagcgtgcggagttgaaaaaaagaaaaaaaaacagggaaggaacaaattaaataacctccttgaaaaaaaatcataccAATGCTTGAAGCAGCATTTGGGAGAGTACCAGAACAAGCGGAAAGAGATGGAACAAATGGCATTGGCGCACGCGGAGGATGCGAGACACATAGGAAGGAGTGTTTCCCCCGCGAGGATGACGTTCTTCCCCGAGTCTTCCATCGCGTACACtcttcacaattttaatGCCCACTACGGCGTTATGTACAGAGTTCTGCACGAGATCAGGACTCGGGTCCCAACATTTATGCCAAAAAAAGTTTTGATTTATTCGGGCGTCCCCGCTGTTGCCGTGGTGGCGCTGAATGAGGTGTACCCAGCAGGGGGCATCAGCCAAAGCAGCCAAAGCAGCCACAGCGGCAGTAGCAACAGGGGTAGCAGCAGCGGCAACCACATCGTGGCCGTGGAGTCCTCAGACTCGTTCGAATCAATTTCGAAATACCTAACGGAGCGCATCCCCAACGTGACGTACCAAATGAACCTCTACAgcaacatggaaaaaaagtacgacCTCGTAATAACGTCCCACATGCTACTAACTCTCTATGATTACAACGCAAGAAAtctttacataaaaaatttatgggAGAGATTATCCATAGGAGGGGTCCTCATCATTGTAGAGAGTGGCACCCCCACAGGGTTCCGGATGATCCATTCCTTAAGAGAGCTTTTTATTACCGAATTGAAGTATGATAGGTTTCATTTCATCGCTCCATGTCCTCACGAAA GTAGTCGAGCCAAAAATGTTGATgagttaaaattttcataccTAGTCATCCGTAAATGTGAAGGACCCAGAACAGCATACAAATCTGAAGCAGATGCCATCACTCCTCACGAGAAGTCCTTTTTCTGGCCAAGGGTCATCCTTCCTACGATCAAGTCCGGTAAGCATGTCCTAATCGATGTATGTTCTAGTCCTCAAAACTTCGAGCGACTTGTGGTAACCAAAAGTTCATCCCTAATTCCTAATTTACGAACAAGAAACGGTACCATCCTTAAGGGATATGGATATAAACGTGCGAGGAAGTTACTTTGGGGGGATCTCTTCCGCTTCACAAAGAGAATTAGCCGTCCTGATGCTAGACTCTACACCCCGGAAAGCACCAAGCAGCACCTCTACCGGCTGTACAACCGGCAGAAGCGCCGTCAAAACGTAACGGATGTCGTCGACCGCCAGTCGCGCGAGCACTTCGAGTCACGCGCGGTGCAGTTTTACGGCTCCTAA
- a CDS encoding merozoite capping protein 1 (putative): protein TKLTEEVLNTQLLNEKNEQTTLQGEIEKHKELNGVVIFVYPKADTPGCTEQAKLFKEKFEEFKSNNYAVYGLSADSADAQLKWKEKLELPFELLCDVEKKVLKEMGCLKEDDRIARSHAVIKNDSVVSYFKKGVKPGMSAENVLKFIIKGEKDEDDAETDAKAEDDEMEGADDDDDDAGQKDAEGADINGDIKGEGKGEAEEGDTKVEGTEGSGGGDGGENNSPEDEGKNDENGKEKKVAPSAGSKKSKNGTSAGGGNAVKSKKKASKKNNNGGNKNSKAAKKGISVKKEIKKK from the exons ACCAAATTGACGGAGGAAGTCCTGAACACTCAGCTGTTGAACGAGAAGAACGAGCAGACCACCCTGCAGGGAGAAATCGAAAAGCACAAGGAACTCAACGGAGTGGTTATCTTCGTGTATCCTAAAGCAGACACACCAGGCTGTACCGAACAGGCCAAGCTGTTTAAGGAGAAGTTTGAGGAGTTCAAGTCCAATAACTATGCAGTGTATGGATTATCCGCCGATTCAGCTGATGCGCAG CTAAAATGGAAGGAGAAGCTGGAACTACCCTTCGAATTGCTCTGCGATGTGGAGAAGAAAGTACTGAAGGAAATGGGATGTCTGAAGGAGGATGATCGAATAGCCAGATCACACGCTGTGATCAAGAATGATTCTGTAGTGtcctattttaaaaaaggagtcaaGCCAGGGATGTCCGCAGAAAATGTTTTGAAATTTATCATCAAAGGAGAGAAAGATGAGGATGACGCAGAGACAGATGCAAAGGCAGAAGATGATGAAATGGAAGGAGcagatgatgatgacgatgatgcAGGTCAGAAGGATGCAGAAGGTGCGGACATTAATGGAGACAtcaaaggagaaggaaaaggagaggcagaagaaggagataCCAAAGTAGAAGGCACAGAAGGTAGTGGAGGAGGAGATGGTGGTGAAAATAACAGTCCTGAAGATGAAGGAAAgaatgatgaaaatggaaaagaaaagaaagttGCTCCTTCAGCTGGATCGAAGAAATCAAAAAATGGTACTTctgcaggaggaggaaatgcagtaaagagcaaaaagaaggcctccaaaaaaaataataatggaggaaataaaaatagcaaagcGGCCAAGAAAGGAAttagtgtaaaaaaagaaataaaaaaaaaatga